The Altererythrobacter sp. ZODW24 genome window below encodes:
- the gyrB gene encoding DNA topoisomerase (ATP-hydrolyzing) subunit B yields MGDYGADSIKVLKGLDAVRKRPGMYIGDTDDGSGLHHMVFEVSDNAIDEALAGHCDLVLIELNPDGSVSVEDNGRGIPVDMHKEEGVSAAEVIMTQLHAGGKFDNTNDENAYKVSGGLHGVGVSVVNALSEWLELTIWRDDKEYWMRFEHGDTAASLVEKGPAPPAENGGKRKGTRVTFLASEDTFKNVTVYDFEKLEHRYRELAFLNSGVHILLRDKRGEEVQEHDLFYEGGIGAFVSYLDRNKEALIPDPIAISAEKDGIGIEVALEWNDSYYENVLCFTNNIPQRDGGTHLAAFRAALTRTLNNYAASSGLLKKEKVSLSGEDMREGLTAIVSVKLPDPKFGSQTKDKLVSSEVRQPLESLMGDKMSEWLEENPANAKIIIQKVIDAAAAREAAKRAREMSRKGAMSIASLPGKLADCQERDPAKSELFLVEGDSAGGSAKQGRDRKTQAILPLKGKILNVERARFDRIISSKEVGTLIQAMGTGIRDEFDLEKLRYHKIVIMTDADVDGAHIRTLLLTFFHRQMPEIIKAGHLFIAQPPLYKVSKGRSEVYLKDDAALDRYLVDGGLQGRVLESATGVHGEGELRELVEHAMRLRSLMGFVPRKYDPAMIEAMALAGSLEPGLDDKGREAALQRAAGRLQRGDEEAKWSASILEDGTARFERLWRGVTDVHELEPGFLISAEARKLHRVAGEQSEIYGEPARLVRGSAAPAEDEDDSETEGEGEATTIKGEVVITRPTQLLAAVLAAGRKGLKIQRYKGLGEMNADQLWETTLDADNRALLQVKVEDADVTDEIFTRLMGDIVEPRREFIQDNALNVANLDV; encoded by the coding sequence GCCTGCATCACATGGTTTTCGAGGTGTCGGACAACGCCATTGATGAGGCTCTCGCGGGGCATTGCGACCTCGTTTTGATCGAACTGAACCCCGATGGCTCTGTGTCTGTCGAAGATAACGGGCGCGGCATTCCGGTGGATATGCACAAGGAAGAAGGCGTTTCGGCAGCCGAGGTTATCATGACCCAGCTTCACGCCGGTGGTAAGTTCGACAACACCAATGATGAGAACGCTTATAAGGTTTCCGGCGGTCTGCACGGCGTGGGCGTGTCGGTGGTCAACGCGCTAAGCGAATGGCTGGAGCTGACCATCTGGCGCGATGATAAAGAATATTGGATGCGGTTCGAGCACGGCGACACCGCCGCCTCGCTGGTCGAGAAAGGTCCCGCCCCTCCCGCTGAAAACGGCGGCAAGCGCAAGGGCACCCGCGTGACCTTCCTCGCCAGCGAAGACACTTTCAAAAACGTCACCGTCTATGATTTCGAGAAACTAGAGCACCGCTACCGCGAGCTCGCTTTCCTCAATTCCGGCGTCCACATTCTGCTGCGCGATAAGCGCGGCGAGGAAGTCCAGGAACATGACCTGTTTTACGAAGGCGGGATTGGCGCATTCGTCAGCTATCTCGACCGGAACAAAGAGGCGCTGATCCCTGACCCTATCGCCATTTCGGCAGAGAAGGACGGTATCGGCATCGAAGTAGCGCTGGAATGGAACGACAGCTATTACGAAAATGTCCTCTGCTTCACAAACAACATCCCGCAGCGCGATGGGGGCACGCACCTTGCCGCTTTCCGCGCTGCGCTGACGCGGACACTCAACAATTACGCGGCATCCTCGGGCCTCCTTAAGAAGGAGAAGGTTTCACTTTCGGGCGAGGATATGCGCGAAGGGCTGACCGCGATTGTCAGCGTCAAACTGCCTGATCCCAAGTTTGGTTCACAAACTAAGGACAAGCTAGTTTCTTCCGAAGTACGTCAGCCGCTCGAGAGCCTGATGGGCGACAAGATGTCCGAATGGTTGGAGGAAAACCCCGCCAACGCCAAGATCATCATCCAGAAGGTTATCGACGCTGCCGCCGCCCGCGAAGCCGCCAAGCGCGCTCGAGAGATGAGCCGCAAAGGCGCGATGAGCATCGCCAGCCTTCCCGGCAAGCTCGCCGATTGCCAAGAACGTGATCCGGCCAAGTCAGAACTGTTCCTTGTCGAGGGTGACTCGGCTGGCGGCAGTGCCAAACAAGGCCGCGACCGCAAGACGCAGGCCATCCTGCCGCTCAAGGGTAAAATCCTGAACGTCGAGCGTGCGCGATTCGACCGGATCATTTCGTCCAAAGAAGTCGGCACGCTGATCCAAGCGATGGGCACCGGCATCCGCGACGAGTTTGATCTCGAAAAACTGCGCTATCACAAGATCGTCATCATGACCGATGCTGACGTCGATGGCGCGCATATCCGCACATTGTTGCTGACCTTCTTCCACCGCCAAATGCCTGAAATCATCAAGGCCGGGCATCTCTTCATCGCGCAGCCGCCGCTCTACAAAGTGAGCAAGGGCCGCAGCGAAGTTTACTTGAAGGACGATGCCGCGCTCGACCGCTATCTGGTCGATGGCGGACTGCAGGGCCGCGTTCTCGAAAGCGCAACGGGCGTCCACGGCGAAGGCGAGCTGCGCGAATTGGTCGAACACGCCATGCGTTTGCGCAGTCTGATGGGCTTCGTGCCGCGCAAATATGATCCGGCGATGATCGAGGCGATGGCCTTGGCGGGTTCACTCGAACCCGGCCTTGACGACAAAGGCCGCGAAGCAGCTTTGCAACGTGCAGCAGGCCGCCTCCAACGCGGTGACGAAGAAGCTAAGTGGTCCGCCTCTATCCTTGAAGACGGCACCGCCCGATTCGAACGCCTGTGGCGCGGTGTCACTGATGTGCACGAGCTGGAACCAGGCTTCTTGATCAGCGCCGAGGCCCGCAAACTTCACCGTGTGGCGGGCGAACAATCCGAAATCTATGGCGAACCTGCTCGGCTCGTGCGCGGCTCTGCCGCTCCGGCCGAAGATGAGGACGACAGCGAAACCGAAGGTGAAGGTGAAGCAACCACCATCAAGGGCGAAGTCGTCATCACTCGCCCGACACAGTTGCTGGCCGCAGTTTTGGCTGCTGGGCGCAAGGGCTTGAAGATCCAGCGCTACAAGGGCTTGGGCGAAATGAATGCCGACCAACTTTGGGAAACCACGCTGGACGCAGACAATCGCGCATTGCTCCAAGTGAAGGTCGAAGACGCTGACGTGACCGATGAAATCTTCACCCGTCTGATGGGCGATATCGTGGAGCCACGCCGCGAGTTCATTCAGGACAATGCTCTCAACGTCGCTAATCTGGACGTCTGA
- a CDS encoding serine hydrolase, with translation MRAQQFAIILVAFAAWIAPAAHAQIAIPALDRSIKAGEFGKFVAVEVEQGGETVLSKRYDGKAADRRTDIRSAGKSLTALAIGTLVDDGKLTTDTKVWPLLGSAEDDLRNRITVHDLLTMSSALDCNDQNRKSPGQEERMYRTRVWRDFAMTLPLDDTYQRDADGQGRYSYCTAGVFLLGQVVQEVSGQRFDAYMAQHIFEPLGIDNVKWRSSRSGEIQSGGQIEMRARDLAVIGRMVLDGGTHGDTQIVSKEWVDRMLTPHVRLSEYVRYGYLWWFTPVKSPRGFEPSWMMRGNGGNIVSIYRDYDAVIVIQARNYNKKDAYENSFKAMWAVMEALPPPAQSEAKSD, from the coding sequence ATGCGGGCACAGCAATTCGCCATCATTCTAGTCGCCTTCGCCGCATGGATAGCGCCTGCTGCACATGCCCAAATCGCCATTCCTGCGCTCGACCGCTCGATCAAAGCTGGCGAGTTTGGCAAGTTCGTAGCCGTTGAAGTCGAGCAAGGCGGTGAAACGGTGCTTTCCAAGCGCTATGATGGGAAGGCCGCTGACCGGCGCACCGATATACGTTCAGCCGGAAAGTCGCTGACGGCCCTCGCGATTGGGACTTTGGTCGACGATGGGAAGTTGACCACGGACACCAAGGTCTGGCCTTTGCTGGGCAGTGCAGAGGACGATCTCCGCAATAGAATCACGGTGCATGATTTGTTGACCATGTCCTCGGCGCTCGATTGTAATGATCAGAACCGGAAGTCGCCCGGGCAGGAAGAGCGCATGTACCGCACGCGGGTCTGGCGCGATTTTGCCATGACGCTTCCGCTCGACGATACTTATCAGCGCGATGCTGATGGGCAGGGGCGCTATTCCTACTGCACCGCCGGAGTGTTCCTGCTCGGCCAAGTTGTGCAGGAGGTTAGCGGACAACGCTTTGACGCCTATATGGCGCAGCATATTTTCGAACCACTGGGGATCGACAATGTGAAGTGGCGCAGCTCCCGTTCGGGCGAAATCCAGTCAGGTGGACAGATAGAAATGCGCGCCAGGGATCTGGCGGTAATTGGCCGCATGGTGCTTGATGGCGGAACCCACGGTGACACGCAGATCGTTAGCAAAGAATGGGTCGACCGCATGCTGACGCCGCATGTGCGGCTGAGTGAATATGTCCGTTACGGTTACCTGTGGTGGTTCACTCCGGTCAAATCACCACGCGGCTTCGAGCCGAGCTGGATGATGCGCGGCAATGGCGGCAACATAGTATCCATCTACCGTGACTACGACGCTGTGATCGTTATCCAGGCTCGCAACTACAACAAGAAGGACGCTTACGAGAACAGCTTCAAAGCGATGTGGGCTGTGATGGAAGCTTTGCCGCCGCCGGCTCAGTCTGAGGCCAAATCAGACTGA
- a CDS encoding 2-hydroxychromene-2-carboxylate isomerase, translating into MSKTVELLFDFVSPNAYLVWQPLKDIAARTGAKIKVTPVFLGGMHKLTGNAPPFIRDGEVKGKNAYAMLEMNRFIKVHGMDRFTMNPNFPFNSILLQRLLVAATDDGREMELIDFFLPHIWENGTNVADAEIVTELLANSEFDAAALLAKTQDAAIKQRLVDNTSGGVERGAFGIPTFYIGDEMFFGKERLGQIETELQG; encoded by the coding sequence ATGAGCAAGACCGTGGAACTGCTGTTCGATTTCGTCAGCCCCAACGCTTATCTGGTGTGGCAACCGCTAAAGGATATCGCGGCCCGCACAGGTGCGAAGATCAAAGTTACTCCTGTCTTTTTGGGCGGAATGCACAAGCTGACTGGCAACGCGCCGCCATTCATCCGCGATGGCGAAGTGAAGGGCAAGAACGCCTATGCGATGCTGGAAATGAACCGCTTCATCAAAGTGCATGGGATGGACCGCTTCACGATGAACCCGAACTTCCCGTTCAATTCGATTCTGCTTCAACGGCTGCTAGTGGCGGCGACGGATGATGGACGGGAAATGGAGCTGATCGATTTCTTTCTCCCGCATATCTGGGAGAATGGCACCAATGTTGCTGATGCAGAAATAGTGACCGAACTGCTCGCCAACAGCGAATTCGACGCTGCAGCACTGCTCGCCAAGACGCAGGATGCGGCAATCAAGCAACGCCTCGTGGACAACACTTCTGGAGGCGTGGAACGCGGTGCCTTCGGCATTCCGACATTCTACATCGGCGATGAAATGTTCTTCGGCAAAGAACGGCTCGGCCAGATCGAGACAGAGTTGCAGGGCTGA